The Acidicapsa acidisoli genome contains a region encoding:
- a CDS encoding chitobiase/beta-hexosaminidase C-terminal domain-containing protein produces the protein MHGRLLSAARALLKSPFALMAGMAITALIPVWAQTPSLVTAIVEEANRVTLAGNVSPVVRPGRDLGLVEDSFETGRLYLILKRSNQQEQALTEFLRDAHTPGTASYHQWLTPDEFGKRFGAADSDLAAATAWLESHGFAVNKVHRGRIAIEFSGNAAQIREAFHTEIHRYGVQRSALSETRIANAGNPEIPAALASIVSGVSPMQSLRARPLLKEMGKARYNATTHEAEPERTYPASPTNVTYELGPADFAVQYDVAPEYNTGITGIGQSIGILSYSNVDLSLVQAYQKLFGLPANLPTVVVDGNDPGENADATEAYLDLEQAGAVAPGATVVMYTSAGSVLTDPLLTSGLRAVEDNLVSVISVSAGMCEAELGASGNAAWAALWQEAAAQGITVFVAAGDSGSAGCDDSETQSFAQSGLAVNGLGSTPYNVSVGGTDFYFSDYAANVSTLDSQIGSYWGASSSKTPVVSLLQPSPEQVWNDAFGLNANDGGVYKAADSTIIAGGGGASNAALYPGSGTVTGYPKPSWQAGAGVPNDAVRDLPDVSLFAGDGANFVQYPICAYPGDCGNTTSDGAVQITSVGGTSAAAPAMAAIQALVDQATKSRQGQADYVYYALAQKTLAAKPFRDITTGGNEVPCFAGTLNCVLGASGPTKGDYVESGYPAAAGYDRASGLGTVDVANLIANWSAATFRPTTTTLNITPTTFAHGTAVAVKATVAPASGSGTPTGSVAITSTDPVAYTNGLGVLTLANGTVSSSMSKLPGGTYEVSGEYSGDGSFAASTSTPATVTVTPEKDVLNASGWVLNPVDGNLYPLQAGMSIPYGAVVYVDVEPAGVNEGTLAQGRYTPATGAVTFNDKVGTATQTATVPLNSEGVAEWTPGSLAVGSHVIGAAYAGDASYEASTLAAAATLTVFKGTTTIWLQPMETSVAAGSNVTVDVLLYADFLALSGTLPTGTVTVTLGSQTQTVASPFKSWTTTGGAVEEAVVTFSKVPAGILPLSATYSGDANWFGSSGLFGSVESLAAKPAPGVTLTAAATSFTPGQTVTLTGNVTGTAALGAPSGAVIVSWADGNAPSNAALTAASSTAAAWSLSFPAWQLANGANTVVATYMGDSHYSAQSSAPLILTLNGGDFSLTTTTQEVLVTPGNSVVGTVAVAPINSYSGTVAIACSAPAGITCSAATASPNVGVGVSDAITFHAASTVAVGTYPAVITATGGGHTHTAQILVACTMPATSPTFVPAAGTYTVAQTVTITDATPGASLYYTTDGSAPSGSSARYTSPIAVKSTATVRAVAIAPEYAPSGVASASYTISPTPATPTFSVPSGTYTSAQTVAIADTTSGVRIYYTLNGANPTIQSTLYMGPVRIDSSYTLQAIAVGEGGTPSKVGFASYLLNAAAPVLSPPSGRYPGIVTVTMASASPGASIFYTTNGSAPTAASTRYTAPFVVHASETLSAIAVETGFTSSSVVKAVYTMGPVGSPPTSPVQPVAASAH, from the coding sequence ATGCATGGAAGATTGCTGTCCGCTGCGCGGGCCTTATTGAAGTCGCCGTTTGCTCTGATGGCAGGGATGGCGATCACGGCCCTGATTCCGGTTTGGGCGCAGACGCCATCTCTGGTGACAGCAATCGTGGAGGAAGCCAATCGGGTGACGCTGGCGGGCAATGTCTCTCCTGTGGTCCGGCCCGGGAGGGACCTGGGGCTGGTGGAAGACTCGTTTGAAACGGGACGGTTGTATCTGATTTTGAAGCGGTCGAATCAACAGGAGCAGGCACTGACGGAATTTCTGCGAGATGCACACACGCCGGGGACGGCGAGTTACCACCAGTGGCTGACGCCGGATGAATTTGGCAAGCGGTTTGGAGCTGCCGACTCGGATTTGGCTGCGGCGACGGCGTGGCTGGAATCGCATGGATTCGCGGTAAACAAGGTGCATCGGGGGCGCATCGCAATTGAGTTTTCGGGGAATGCCGCGCAGATCAGGGAAGCCTTTCACACGGAGATTCATCGATACGGCGTGCAAAGGAGCGCGTTGAGCGAGACACGGATTGCGAATGCGGGCAATCCCGAGATTCCGGCGGCTCTTGCTTCGATAGTGTCTGGAGTTTCACCGATGCAAAGCCTTCGAGCCCGGCCGTTGCTGAAAGAGATGGGCAAGGCGCGATATAACGCAACGACGCATGAGGCTGAGCCGGAGCGGACTTATCCCGCTTCTCCGACGAATGTGACGTATGAGCTTGGGCCTGCAGATTTTGCGGTTCAATACGATGTCGCGCCGGAGTACAACACGGGTATCACGGGGATTGGTCAAAGCATTGGCATTCTGAGCTATTCGAATGTTGATTTGAGCCTGGTGCAGGCGTATCAGAAACTCTTTGGTTTGCCGGCAAACCTGCCAACTGTCGTAGTGGATGGCAACGATCCGGGAGAAAACGCGGACGCAACCGAGGCTTATCTCGATCTTGAGCAGGCCGGAGCGGTGGCTCCGGGCGCGACGGTGGTGATGTACACCTCGGCGGGATCGGTTTTGACCGACCCGCTGCTAACCTCGGGGTTGCGCGCCGTGGAAGACAACCTGGTGAGTGTGATCAGCGTGAGCGCGGGCATGTGCGAAGCGGAACTCGGCGCGTCGGGAAACGCGGCCTGGGCTGCGCTGTGGCAGGAAGCCGCAGCGCAGGGGATTACTGTTTTTGTGGCTGCGGGAGACAGCGGATCGGCGGGTTGCGACGACTCTGAGACGCAGAGCTTCGCCCAGAGTGGGCTGGCGGTGAATGGGTTGGGGTCGACTCCGTACAACGTGTCGGTCGGGGGAACGGATTTCTATTTCAGCGACTACGCGGCGAACGTGAGCACGCTGGATAGCCAGATTGGCTCGTATTGGGGTGCGTCTTCTAGCAAGACGCCCGTGGTTTCCCTGCTGCAGCCTTCGCCGGAGCAGGTCTGGAACGACGCCTTCGGATTGAACGCGAACGATGGCGGCGTTTACAAAGCCGCCGACTCGACGATTATTGCCGGGGGTGGGGGTGCGAGCAATGCCGCGTTATACCCCGGCTCGGGGACGGTGACCGGTTACCCGAAGCCTTCGTGGCAGGCGGGTGCGGGCGTGCCAAACGATGCGGTGAGGGATCTTCCGGATGTATCCCTGTTTGCGGGCGATGGCGCCAACTTTGTGCAGTATCCGATTTGCGCGTATCCCGGCGATTGCGGGAATACGACGAGCGATGGCGCGGTGCAGATTACGAGCGTTGGCGGAACGTCGGCGGCGGCGCCTGCGATGGCCGCCATTCAGGCGCTAGTGGATCAGGCAACGAAGAGCCGGCAGGGGCAGGCCGATTATGTGTATTACGCGCTGGCGCAAAAGACGCTGGCTGCGAAGCCCTTCCGCGACATTACGACCGGTGGAAATGAGGTGCCTTGTTTCGCCGGAACGCTGAATTGCGTTCTCGGAGCCAGTGGGCCAACCAAGGGCGACTATGTAGAGAGCGGCTACCCGGCGGCTGCGGGGTACGACCGCGCTTCGGGACTGGGCACAGTGGATGTGGCCAATTTGATCGCGAACTGGTCTGCTGCGACGTTCAGGCCGACGACGACAACGCTCAACATCACTCCAACCACGTTTGCTCATGGAACTGCGGTGGCGGTGAAGGCGACGGTTGCGCCCGCGAGCGGCTCTGGAACACCGACCGGCAGCGTCGCGATTACCAGCACAGACCCGGTGGCGTACACGAATGGGCTGGGAGTACTGACGCTTGCGAACGGGACGGTGAGTTCGTCGATGAGTAAGCTGCCGGGCGGCACGTATGAGGTGAGCGGCGAGTACTCGGGAGATGGGAGCTTTGCAGCCAGCACTTCCACCCCGGCGACGGTGACGGTGACGCCGGAAAAGGACGTGCTCAATGCCTCCGGCTGGGTGCTGAATCCGGTTGATGGCAACCTGTACCCGTTGCAGGCGGGGATGTCGATTCCTTATGGTGCGGTGGTTTATGTCGACGTTGAGCCTGCGGGGGTAAACGAGGGGACGCTGGCGCAGGGACGGTATACTCCGGCAACGGGGGCGGTCACCTTCAACGACAAGGTGGGAACGGCGACCCAGACGGCAACGGTTCCTCTGAATAGCGAGGGCGTGGCGGAGTGGACGCCGGGGTCGCTGGCGGTAGGCAGCCATGTGATTGGCGCGGCTTATGCGGGCGACGCCAGTTATGAGGCGTCGACGCTGGCCGCTGCGGCTACTCTTACTGTCTTCAAAGGCACTACAACGATCTGGTTACAGCCGATGGAGACGAGCGTGGCTGCGGGGAGTAATGTCACGGTGGATGTGCTGCTTTACGCCGATTTTCTGGCGTTGAGCGGGACTCTGCCTACCGGGACGGTCACGGTGACGCTTGGCAGCCAGACGCAGACGGTCGCTTCTCCCTTTAAGAGCTGGACGACGACGGGTGGGGCTGTCGAGGAAGCCGTGGTGACGTTTTCCAAGGTGCCGGCGGGAATTCTGCCGCTTTCCGCTACGTACTCGGGGGATGCGAACTGGTTTGGGAGCTCGGGCCTTTTCGGGTCGGTGGAATCTCTGGCGGCTAAGCCTGCGCCGGGTGTGACTTTGACTGCGGCGGCGACTTCGTTCACCCCGGGCCAGACAGTAACTCTGACGGGGAATGTGACCGGGACGGCGGCTTTGGGCGCGCCAAGTGGCGCGGTTATTGTCAGCTGGGCCGATGGGAACGCCCCATCCAACGCGGCACTGACGGCGGCGTCTTCAACGGCTGCGGCGTGGTCGCTGAGTTTTCCGGCTTGGCAATTGGCGAATGGCGCAAATACGGTAGTCGCCACCTATATGGGAGATTCGCATTATTCCGCGCAGTCTTCTGCTCCGTTGATTCTGACGCTGAATGGGGGCGACTTTTCGCTGACCACTACTACTCAGGAGGTACTGGTGACGCCGGGTAATTCGGTGGTTGGTACGGTTGCGGTTGCGCCGATCAACTCGTACAGCGGAACGGTTGCGATTGCGTGCTCGGCTCCGGCGGGGATCACCTGTTCGGCAGCGACAGCTTCGCCGAACGTGGGTGTCGGCGTTTCGGATGCGATTACGTTTCATGCCGCGAGCACGGTCGCTGTGGGCACGTATCCAGCGGTAATCACCGCAACTGGTGGTGGGCACACGCATACGGCGCAGATTCTCGTTGCCTGTACAATGCCAGCGACCTCGCCAACCTTTGTCCCGGCTGCGGGCACTTACACGGTGGCGCAGACGGTGACGATCACCGACGCGACTCCAGGCGCTTCACTCTATTACACGACGGACGGAAGTGCGCCGAGTGGCTCGTCTGCCCGGTACACCAGCCCGATTGCGGTCAAATCGACGGCGACTGTGCGAGCGGTTGCGATTGCTCCGGAGTATGCGCCGAGCGGCGTCGCGTCGGCGAGCTATACGATTTCGCCGACGCCCGCTACGCCGACCTTCTCGGTGCCATCCGGGACTTATACCAGCGCTCAAACAGTGGCAATTGCCGATACTACGTCGGGCGTGAGGATTTACTACACGCTGAACGGGGCAAACCCAACGATCCAATCGACTTTGTATATGGGGCCTGTACGAATCGACAGCTCATACACATTGCAGGCGATCGCGGTTGGGGAGGGCGGCACGCCAAGCAAGGTTGGCTTTGCCAGCTATCTCCTGAATGCAGCTGCTCCGGTTCTATCTCCGCCAAGCGGTCGCTATCCTGGGATCGTTACCGTGACTATGGCTTCGGCTTCGCCGGGTGCTTCCATCTTCTATACAACGAACGGCAGTGCGCCTACTGCGGCATCCACGCGTTATACAGCGCCGTTCGTTGTCCATGCCTCGGAGACCTTGTCCGCGATTGCCGTCGAAACGGGGTTTACCTCCAGTTCGGTCGTAAAGGCGGTCTATACCATGGGTCCAGTAGGATCGCCCCCTACTTCTCCCGTGCAGCCAGTGGCTGCCTCTGCTCACTGA
- a CDS encoding phosphotransferase enzyme family protein has translation MSAIHWNFGCLLAAGWIWGISNITRDAQLAHGLSGSLEAPDWPPLTLPEVDALLRRYPQAGGAEELLSFSPRPFSAASVVATPMGKVFVKRHHRSVRDREGLLEEHRLIAHLAEAMRDTTQDSIPFVQLVQIVQPVLANRNGETVATSGEWTYEVHPLAEGVDVYEQALSWTPFLCAGHARAAGLALARLHRAARSYEVPARKTQQLVSSFTIFAGGAPSERMESYLESRPLLREYVKQRDWQASLDRLLMPFYWKLEPWLSYLPPLWTHNDFHASNMTWRVSSNSSCEDAEVAGVIDFGLADRTNAVHDLATAIERNIVEWLRIQDPGADVVHLDHLDAFLAGYEELSPLSYEEARALAAMLPLMHCEFALSETDYFLSILRSPEKAFLAYEGYFLGHAAWFRSPDGRRLLNHLERWAENRPSDGGGR, from the coding sequence GTGTCGGCGATACACTGGAATTTCGGTTGCCTGCTCGCGGCCGGATGGATCTGGGGGATCTCAAACATTACACGGGACGCACAACTGGCGCATGGGCTTTCCGGTTCGCTGGAGGCGCCGGACTGGCCGCCGCTCACTTTGCCGGAGGTCGATGCCTTGCTGCGGCGATATCCTCAGGCGGGCGGAGCAGAGGAGTTGCTGTCGTTCAGTCCACGGCCGTTTTCCGCAGCGAGTGTGGTGGCGACACCGATGGGAAAGGTGTTTGTGAAGCGGCATCACCGGTCGGTGCGAGATCGCGAGGGACTGCTGGAGGAGCATCGGTTGATTGCTCACCTTGCGGAGGCGATGCGAGATACGACCCAAGACTCCATCCCGTTTGTGCAGCTCGTCCAGATTGTTCAGCCTGTGCTGGCGAATCGGAATGGAGAAACCGTTGCGACCTCAGGCGAGTGGACTTATGAGGTTCATCCGCTGGCGGAGGGGGTCGATGTGTATGAGCAGGCGCTTTCGTGGACGCCGTTTCTCTGTGCAGGCCATGCTCGGGCGGCGGGCCTGGCTTTGGCGCGACTGCACCGGGCGGCGCGGAGTTACGAGGTTCCGGCGCGTAAGACGCAGCAACTGGTGAGCAGCTTCACTATTTTCGCGGGTGGCGCGCCTTCTGAGCGAATGGAGTCCTATCTGGAAAGCCGTCCCTTGCTGCGCGAATACGTTAAGCAACGAGATTGGCAGGCTTCCCTGGATAGGTTGCTGATGCCTTTTTACTGGAAGCTGGAACCATGGCTCAGTTACTTGCCTCCGCTTTGGACGCATAATGATTTTCATGCTTCAAATATGACGTGGCGGGTATCTTCGAACAGCAGTTGCGAAGACGCTGAGGTTGCTGGAGTTATCGATTTTGGGCTTGCTGACCGGACGAATGCGGTGCATGACCTGGCGACGGCAATCGAACGCAATATCGTCGAGTGGCTGCGGATTCAAGATCCGGGAGCCGATGTGGTTCATCTGGATCATCTGGATGCATTTCTGGCTGGTTACGAAGAGTTATCTCCGCTGAGTTATGAGGAGGCAAGGGCCCTTGCGGCAATGCTTCCACTGATGCATTGCGAATTTGCGCTTTCCGAGACGGATTACTTTCTCAGTATTCTGCGGTCGCCGGAGAAGGCGTTTCTGGCGTATGAGGGGTATTTTCTGGGACATGCGGCGTGGTTTCGGAGTCCTGATGGGCGGAGGTTGCTGAACCATTTGGAGCGGTGGGCCGAAAACCGTCCATCGGACGGGGGTGGGCGGTAA
- the pnuC gene encoding nicotinamide riboside transporter PnuC, which translates to MAHLAQWLSEHWFELLAAAISAVDVWLATKRSMISWPVTILASALYLEQFRESRLYSDMLLQGVFVAFAVYGWWHWHRGLKAEGSVRVVTPGVALLLRDAALGALGSLLLGYWMMKHTDASLPWLDAALTGFSLVGTWWGARKYIANWWLWIVVDVIYIGEYMYKHLNLTAGLYAVFVALAALGLRDWRRALAQQSAITMAESGLAEA; encoded by the coding sequence ATGGCGCACTTGGCGCAGTGGCTTAGCGAGCACTGGTTTGAGTTGCTGGCGGCGGCGATCAGCGCAGTGGATGTGTGGCTAGCGACGAAGCGCAGTATGATTTCGTGGCCGGTGACGATTCTGGCCAGTGCGCTCTACCTGGAGCAGTTTCGCGAGAGCAGGCTTTACTCGGACATGCTGCTGCAAGGGGTTTTTGTGGCCTTTGCAGTGTATGGATGGTGGCACTGGCATCGCGGTCTGAAGGCGGAGGGTTCGGTGCGTGTGGTAACGCCCGGCGTCGCATTACTGTTGCGCGACGCGGCTTTGGGCGCGCTGGGAAGCCTGCTGCTGGGATATTGGATGATGAAGCATACAGATGCTTCCCTGCCCTGGCTGGACGCGGCGTTGACGGGATTCAGTCTCGTCGGTACGTGGTGGGGGGCGCGGAAGTATATCGCCAACTGGTGGCTGTGGATCGTGGTGGATGTGATCTACATTGGCGAATATATGTACAAGCATCTGAATCTTACAGCCGGACTCTATGCGGTTTTTGTTGCGCTGGCGGCCCTTGGGCTGCGCGACTGGCGGCGGGCTCTCGCGCAGCAGAGCGCGATCACGATGGCAGAGTCCGGATTGGCAGAGGCTTGA